From the genome of Candidatus Margulisiibacteriota bacterium, one region includes:
- a CDS encoding 50S ribosomal protein L28, with product MSYKCAICGKQVITGNKVSHSKRHTR from the coding sequence ATGAGTTATAAATGCGCCATTTGCGGCAAACAGGTCATCACGGGCAACAAAGTGTCACATTCCAAGCGTCACACGCG